The Haploplasma axanthum region TTTACGTGAAAAACTTCTTAATATAATAGCTAATATTGAAGTTAATATTGATTATCCAGAATATGATGATGCTGTTACTATGAGCGAAGAAATTGTTGAACCACAAGTTAAAAAACTTTTAAAAGAAATTGATCACTTATTGAAGCATTCTTATCAAACAAGACTAATTCGTGAAGGTATAAAAACAGCAATTATTGGAAGACCAAATGTAGGTAAAAGTAGTTTGTTAAATACTTTGCTTGATGAAGATAAGGCAATTGTTACGAATATTGCAGGAACAACAAGAGACACAATTGATGCCTATGTTAACATAGGTGGAATAACGCTTCATCTAATTGATACAGCAGGTATTAGAGAGACTTTAGATGTTGTAGAACAAATTGGTGTTGGTAAATCTAAAAAAGCCTTAGAAGAGGCAGAATTAGTGCTTTTAGTCATTGATCAAAGTGAAGATTTAACAAAAGAAGATCTTGAACTTTTAGAATTAACTAAAAACAAAAAAAGAATTATAATTTTAAATAAATCTGATTTAAATAAATCAAAAGTTAAACTTGCGGATTCGATTAGTATTTCAACTTTAACTTCTGATGGAATTGATAAACTAGAACAAGAGATTATTAAGACATTACAATTAGAAGATTTAAATAATAGTGACTTTAATTTCTTATCAAATGCTAGACATATTCAAAAGGTCAAAGAAGCAAAAACTTCATTAGAAAGTGTTTTAGAAGCTATTAATAATGAGATGCCTGTTGATATTTATGCAATTGATTTAACTAATGCATGGAATATGCTTGGTGATATTATTGGAGTTAGATATGAAGATGAATTAATTGATCAGTTGTTTTCTAAATTTTGTTTAGGAAAATAAGAATAATTATATTATAATTATTAGTAAAGGGGTGATTCATTTTGAGTTACATAGCGTTATATCGTGCGTACCGTCCTCAGTCATTTAGTGATGTTAGTGGACAAGAAGTAATTGTTAAAACATTAAAGAATGCTGTTAATACTGATAAAATCGGTCATGCATATGTTTTCAGTGGACCTAGAGGAACTGGAAAAACAAGTTTAGCAAAAATATTTGCCAAAGCTATCAATTGTCAAAACCCCAAAGATGGTAACCCTTGTAATGAATGTAGTTCATGTTTAAACATTAGCAGTAATACTGCTAGTGATGTTATTGAAATTGATGGTGCATCAAACAATGGTGTAGATGAAATAAGAGAACTTAGAGATAAAGTTAAATATTTACCAAGTGTTGGAAAATACAAAGTTTATATTATCGATGAAGTTCATATGTTAACAACAGGAGCATTTAATGCTTTATTAAAGACATTGGAAGAACCACCTGCACATGTTGTTTTTATACTTGCAACAACAGAAGTTCATAAGATACCAGCAACAATTCTTTCAAGATGTCAAAGATTTGATTTTAAAAATATTGATACCGAAAGTATTATTAAAAGATTAAATCAAATCATTGAAAAAGAAAAAATTGAAATTGAAGATGAAGCTGTTAAATCAATTGCTATAAATGCTAAAGGTGGATTAAGAGATGCTCTTAGCTTACTTGATCAAGCGATTAGTTATACAAATGATAAGATAACAGATGAAGATATTAGTCAAATATTAGGAACAGTTTCTAAAAAAGATTTAGTGAAACTTTTAGAGTTAATAACAGATAAAAAAACTCCTGATGCCTTAAAACATATTAATGAGTTTTTAAAAAAAGGTAAAGAAGAAGAAAGAATTATTAATGATTTGATTTTCACATTAAGAGATTTATTGCTTGCAAAAGTTTATTATCAAAGCGATGAAATATTATTAAAATTAAAAAAACAATTATCTGTTAATATGATTTATCATTACTTGGATATTTTAATTCAAATGCAAAGTAATATGCGTTATACTTCGCAAAAAAGTATTTATTTAGAGATTGCTGTTATTCAAATGATTGATCATGAAGAAGTTCATAAGATTGATTTGAGTTCAAGTGTTTTAGAACTTCGTAAGGATTTGGAAAAACTTAAGACAAAAGGTGTTACTAAATCAGTAGTTAAAACAAAAGGTGAAAGTTTAGTTAAAGCGGAGTACATTGAAAATATCTTACATGATGCATCAAAAAATAAAAAAGATGAATTGGAAAGATTATTTCAAAATAATAACCAAGTTCCAAATTATCTTCAAATGGCATATCACCTACTTAAAGAAGCAACAATTGTTGCAGCATCTGTAAATAGTGTTATAATTACGCATGATAATCTTTTAATAGCGAATCAATTAATGCAAAAAGATATGCAAAGCCAAGTGCTTGATGTCTTAAATTTAGAAAACGCTGGAATTACTGATTATTATGTTATACTAAATAAAGATTGGTTAATAGTTAGAAATAAGTATGTAGATTTATTTAAGAGTGGTCAAAAAAGACCTAATATTGGAGATTATGATTTCCAAATTTATGAGATAAAGACTGAAAAACATGAAGAAAAGGCTGAAAAAGAATCAGTTAGATTGGCCAAAGAATTTTTTGGTGAAGATATAGTAAATATTAAGGAGTGATTTAAGATGAATCCAGGAATGTTAAAAAAATTAAAGAAAATGCAAGATGAAATGGCTGCTGCACAAGAAAGACTTGAAGCAAAAGAATATTTTGGAAAAGCAAGTGGAGTAACAGTTATTGTACAAGGAACAAGACAATTAATTGATGTTCAAATTAATGGTGAAATGTTAGAAGAAAAAGAAATGCTACAAGATGCAATTTTACTTGCAGTAAATGATGCATTAAAGCAAATCGAAGAAGAACAACAACAAACAATGAGTCAATTCACTGGTGGAATGGGTGGGTTTGGTTTCTAATGTATCCTAAAGCATTAAAAGACTTAATGGATAATTTAGAAAAACTGCCAAGTATTGGTGAAAAAACTGCTGAAAGATTAGCACTTTATATAATTAGTGAATTAGATAGAGAAGATGCTAATTTAATGGCAGATAGTATTAAAAATGCAATTGATAGTATTAGACCATGTAAAATTTCAAACATTTTAACGGATCAAGAAATATCTCCGATCGTTTTAGATGAAACTAGAGATCATACAACAATTATGGTTGTTGCTGATTCTAAAGATGTTTTTATGATGGAAAAAATGGGAACTTACCATGGTGATTATCATGTTCTTGGAGGTCTAATTGACTTTTCAAGGGGCATTACAGATAATGATTTAAATATTGAATCACTTACTAAAAGAATCAATAGTGATTTAAAAGAGTTGATAATTGCAACTAACGGAACAGTTGAAGGTGAATTAACTGCTCAATACTTAAAGTCATTATATGAAGAAAAGCAAATAAAAGTTACAAGATTAGCATATGGACTACCTGTAGGAACAGATCTTCGTTATGCTGACGTTTTAACTTTAATAAAAGCAGTGGAAAATAGACAAGAATATTAAGAAAGCCAACTATTAGATGAAAGTCAAGTATTTAATAAAAAATAGTTGAATTGATATAGTGACATGCTAAAAAAGATGTCTATGAAACATCAGAATTTAGATCTTTGATAATTAAATACGGTTAATGAGAAACAGTATAAACACTATTGTTCTTTAAAATAGAACGAATGACTCTAAGTAACTTTTTAGTAACGTGACCAATAATCGTTAAATAATGCTTACCTTGAGATTTTTTCTTTAGAAAATAAGCATTAAAAATAGGGTCATGCATAACAGTTATTTTTGCAGCTTGAAATATAGCCCATCTAAGGATGGATGAGCCACGCTTAGAGATTTTAAAACTGCCTTCATACTTACCAGATTGATAAACAGAAGGGTCAAGACCAGCGAAAGCTAGTAAGGCATCATCAGACTTGAAACGATTAATATCACCAATCTCAGCTAAAATAATGGCACCAGTTTGAATACCAATACCAGGAATCGTTAGAAGTGTTGTTTTAGATTGGTTGAGATGATGTTCTAGTAAATCATTAATTTGACTTACTTGAAGTTCAATACTTTTAATTGTTTGAACAGATTGTTTAATTGATAGTGAAAGAGATTCGCTATCAATGCCAATAGATGCTTTAACAAATTCCTTAATCACTTCAGCCTTAGTTAGACCATGTCTACCTTTTGAAGATTTCTTTAGAAGTTCAGTTAAAGTGTTAGTTCTAACACGTTTTAACTCGGATAGAGAAGCGTAAGACTCTAAAAGAGTTAATGAAGCGTTAGAAAGAGTATTCTTAAAGATTTTATGGTACTCAGGGAAAGCTTGATCAATATAAGCTTTAAGTTGATTGGAAGTCTTATTTAATTGTTTTTTTAAAGATTTTCTTTGTCTAACTAATATTTTTAGTTCATCAATATGGTATGATAATAATGTATAGGGTTTGAAATCATTTTGATTTCTAATAAGAAACATACAAATGGCCTTGGCATCAATAGAATCAGTCTTCGTTTTACGAACTGAAGAAGCCTTACGGTCCATATTGGTTAATAATGGATTAATGAACATAACATTGTATCCCTCGAGGATTAAAAAGTGTAGAATATTTCTACTATAATGTCCAGTTGATTCAAGCCCTATACGCACATTAGAATCTTTGAAGAACTCTTTAGCCAATGAAATTTCGCTAAGGAGTTTTTTATATCCTAATCGTGAATTTTCAATGGTAAAATGTTTATTAAAAACTTCACCTAAATGATTGGTGATAACGATGTCATGTTTAATTGAGGCGACATCAATACCTACTAAAATCATAATAAAACCTGCCTTTCTATGATTGATATACAAGCTTAGTACTGTGGGCTTTAATGAATGTAACCTAATAGGAAATGACCAGTCAAATGCCGTATCCAACTCATAACCATATTTAATTAAAGTCACAGCTATATCCTTTCAGAACCAGTCATAGATGCTGTAAGGAGTTAAGAAAACTAGTCTGTGATATCATCATAATTTAATTATAATATAGTCCGCTTTATAAAATCTTAAAAGAAGGAGATCTAATGTATATATGAGGACTACATATATATATTAGGAATTAATAATGTTACCTATATACGCAAACTTCTTTCAAAACATTTGGCAGTGGTTTAACGATGTTTTGGAAAAACTAAAATTTGATGATTTGGTTCGTGGCTTTTATGATAATTATATAGCAGGTATGGATGAGTTTTTTAAATGGGCGTTATTACTTTTTTTAACTGTAATAATAATACTAGGGATAATAACATTTATTAAGAAAACTTTCAAACTGTTTATAGTTTTAGTTGTTATAGCGGCAATTATTTTTATTATTTATAAAAAATAAATTGTTAAGACTTGCAAAACTATCAATAATAATATACAATATATAAGGTCTTAGGAGGCGTTTTATGAGCAAAAAGTTAGAAACGTTAGCGATGGTTGATGTGGCTTATGAATTATTAAAAGAGAATAAGAAGCCAATATCAATACACGAATTATTTAAGCAAATCGCAGAAATCAAAAATATCTCATTAGATGATATAGAAAAATTAACTCAGTTATACATGGATATCACCCAAAGTGCAAAATTTGTTTATTGTGGTGATGATAAATGGAATCTTAAAGAAGGAAATCTCCATCTTTGGGATGATGATGGTTCATCATTCATCGAAGTTGAAGAAGATGATGAAGAAGAAATCATTGAAGATGATCTAGCTATATTTGATGAAGAAGAATTAGAAGTAGAGTTAGACGAAGAAGAAATTGAAGAATTAGATGAAGAAGAAATCATTGAAGATGATCTAGCTATATTTGATGAAGAAGAATTAGAAGTAGAGTTAGACGAAGAAGAAATTGAAGAATTAGATGAAGAAGAAATCGAACAGATAAAAGAAGAAAAAGCATATATTGAAGTAGAATTACCATTCAAATCAACCGACGATGATGACATCGATTTTGATGCCGACGATTATGATGAAGATGATTATAACGAAATCATGGATGATTATGAAGACATGTACGATGAATAGTTTTTTTAGCATCGGCTTATAGAAGTCAATTTTAAAATCCCTTTTTAAAACAAAGAGGGATTTTTATTATGAAAATTAAAAAAAGAAAAAGAAAGGGGAGCATTCACATGGCCAAATTTATTTTTATAACTGGTGGGGTTGTTTCTAGTTTAGGAAAAGGAATAACAGCATCAGCAGTAGGACAAATCTTAAAAAGCAGAGGATTAAAAGTATTTATGCAAAAATTTGATCCTTATATTAACGTTGATCCAGGAACTATGAGTCCTTATCAACATGGAGAAGTTTATGTTACAGATGATGGAGCAGAAACCGATTTAGACCTTGGACATTATGAAAGATTTATTGATGAAAATTTATCAAAAGATTCAAGTGTAACAACGGGAAAAATCTATCAAGCGGTAATTGACCGTGAACGTAGGGGGTTATACAATGGAGCAACAATCCAAGTTATTCCACATATAACAAATGAAATAAAAAGACGTTTAGAGTTGGCTGCTAAAAACTCTAAAGCTGATATTATTATTACTGAAATAGGTGGAACAGTTGGTGACATTGAATCACTTCCTTATCTTGAAGCTATTAGACAGGCAAGAAGAGATTTTGGATATTTTAAAACATTGTATATTCATAATACATTAGTTCCATATTTGAAAGCAGCAAATGAGATTAAAACAAAACCAACACAACATAGTGTTAGTGAATTAAAGTCTCTTGGTATTCAACCTGATATTTTAGTTTTACGTGGTGAACATTCAATACCAGAGGATGCAAAAGAAAAAATTGCTGCATTTAGTGATATTAAACGTAGTGCTGTATTTGAATCAATTGATGTTGATGTTTTATATCAAACAATTATTAACTTGGAAGAACAAAAAATTGATCAATATATTCTTAAACATTTTAAAATGAATCAAGCGCCACGTGCTGATTTAACTGATTGGACTAATTTAATTGATCGAATAAGAAAATTAGACAACAAAGTAACGATTGGATTAGTAGGAAAATATGTTTCCCTACATGATGCATATTTATCAATTGTTGAATCATTAAAACATGCAGGATATTATCATAATGTTAATATTGAAATTAAATGGATTGATGCAGAAAAAGTGGATGAAATTAATGTTAGTGAAGTTTTAAAAGGCTGTGATGGAGTTTTAG contains the following coding sequences:
- the mnmE gene encoding tRNA uridine-5-carboxymethylaminomethyl(34) synthesis GTPase MnmE, which codes for MINDTICAIATPFGTGGISVIRVSGPEAILKVNQTFKGRNLLSVNTHTIHYGHIISELGEIVDEVMISVMHAPKTFTAENVVEISTHGGVLVTQKVLERLLELDIRLANPGEFSERAYLNGRIDLVEAEAIMDVISAKNEQALKIANLGVAKQTSKLVYDLREKLLNIIANIEVNIDYPEYDDAVTMSEEIVEPQVKKLLKEIDHLLKHSYQTRLIREGIKTAIIGRPNVGKSSLLNTLLDEDKAIVTNIAGTTRDTIDAYVNIGGITLHLIDTAGIRETLDVVEQIGVGKSKKALEEAELVLLVIDQSEDLTKEDLELLELTKNKKRIIILNKSDLNKSKVKLADSISISTLTSDGIDKLEQEIIKTLQLEDLNNSDFNFLSNARHIQKVKEAKTSLESVLEAINNEMPVDIYAIDLTNAWNMLGDIIGVRYEDELIDQLFSKFCLGK
- the dnaX gene encoding DNA polymerase III subunit gamma/tau, with translation MSYIALYRAYRPQSFSDVSGQEVIVKTLKNAVNTDKIGHAYVFSGPRGTGKTSLAKIFAKAINCQNPKDGNPCNECSSCLNISSNTASDVIEIDGASNNGVDEIRELRDKVKYLPSVGKYKVYIIDEVHMLTTGAFNALLKTLEEPPAHVVFILATTEVHKIPATILSRCQRFDFKNIDTESIIKRLNQIIEKEKIEIEDEAVKSIAINAKGGLRDALSLLDQAISYTNDKITDEDISQILGTVSKKDLVKLLELITDKKTPDALKHINEFLKKGKEEERIINDLIFTLRDLLLAKVYYQSDEILLKLKKQLSVNMIYHYLDILIQMQSNMRYTSQKSIYLEIAVIQMIDHEEVHKIDLSSSVLELRKDLEKLKTKGVTKSVVKTKGESLVKAEYIENILHDASKNKKDELERLFQNNNQVPNYLQMAYHLLKEATIVAASVNSVIITHDNLLIANQLMQKDMQSQVLDVLNLENAGITDYYVILNKDWLIVRNKYVDLFKSGQKRPNIGDYDFQIYEIKTEKHEEKAEKESVRLAKEFFGEDIVNIKE
- a CDS encoding YbaB/EbfC family nucleoid-associated protein, producing the protein MNPGMLKKLKKMQDEMAAAQERLEAKEYFGKASGVTVIVQGTRQLIDVQINGEMLEEKEMLQDAILLAVNDALKQIEEEQQQTMSQFTGGMGGFGF
- the recR gene encoding recombination mediator RecR — protein: MYPKALKDLMDNLEKLPSIGEKTAERLALYIISELDREDANLMADSIKNAIDSIRPCKISNILTDQEISPIVLDETRDHTTIMVVADSKDVFMMEKMGTYHGDYHVLGGLIDFSRGITDNDLNIESLTKRINSDLKELIIATNGTVEGELTAQYLKSLYEEKQIKVTRLAYGLPVGTDLRYADVLTLIKAVENRQEY
- a CDS encoding IS110 family RNA-guided transposase; translation: MTLIKYGYELDTAFDWSFPIRLHSLKPTVLSLYINHRKAGFIMILVGIDVASIKHDIVITNHLGEVFNKHFTIENSRLGYKKLLSEISLAKEFFKDSNVRIGLESTGHYSRNILHFLILEGYNVMFINPLLTNMDRKASSVRKTKTDSIDAKAICMFLIRNQNDFKPYTLLSYHIDELKILVRQRKSLKKQLNKTSNQLKAYIDQAFPEYHKIFKNTLSNASLTLLESYASLSELKRVRTNTLTELLKKSSKGRHGLTKAEVIKEFVKASIGIDSESLSLSIKQSVQTIKSIELQVSQINDLLEHHLNQSKTTLLTIPGIGIQTGAIILAEIGDINRFKSDDALLAFAGLDPSVYQSGKYEGSFKISKRGSSILRWAIFQAAKITVMHDPIFNAYFLKKKSQGKHYLTIIGHVTKKLLRVIRSILKNNSVYTVSH
- the rpoE gene encoding DNA-directed RNA polymerase subunit delta, coding for MSKKLETLAMVDVAYELLKENKKPISIHELFKQIAEIKNISLDDIEKLTQLYMDITQSAKFVYCGDDKWNLKEGNLHLWDDDGSSFIEVEEDDEEEIIEDDLAIFDEEELEVELDEEEIEELDEEEIIEDDLAIFDEEELEVELDEEEIEELDEEEIEQIKEEKAYIEVELPFKSTDDDDIDFDADDYDEDDYNEIMDDYEDMYDE
- a CDS encoding CTP synthase, with the protein product MAKFIFITGGVVSSLGKGITASAVGQILKSRGLKVFMQKFDPYINVDPGTMSPYQHGEVYVTDDGAETDLDLGHYERFIDENLSKDSSVTTGKIYQAVIDRERRGLYNGATIQVIPHITNEIKRRLELAAKNSKADIIITEIGGTVGDIESLPYLEAIRQARRDFGYFKTLYIHNTLVPYLKAANEIKTKPTQHSVSELKSLGIQPDILVLRGEHSIPEDAKEKIAAFSDIKRSAVFESIDVDVLYQTIINLEEQKIDQYILKHFKMNQAPRADLTDWTNLIDRIRKLDNKVTIGLVGKYVSLHDAYLSIVESLKHAGYYHNVNIEIKWIDAEKVDEINVSEVLKGCDGVLVPGGFGKRASEGKIAAIKYARENNIPMLGICYGMQLTMIEYGRNVLGIEDANSSEIDRNTKNPVIIKNKDGKMRLGSYNIRLVNQTRLSEMYGEEIISERHRHRYEFNNVYKDIFNQDNNLVLSAFGDQKDVLEAVELKNHRFFVSVQYHPEFLSRPLKPHPLFKGFIGSMVK